Genomic window (Melioribacteraceae bacterium):
TTGAAATAAAAGATGATATTACGATTGTCAATATTCTTCTTAATAGAGCTACGCTTGCAAAAGCCGTTACCTTTAAGGAGTATATCGGCGAATTAATTGCCAAGGGCTCTAATAAATTAGTTATAGATTTGAGCAAGTGTGAATATGTTGATTCCACTTTTTTGGGAGCTATGGTGGCCCTGCTTAAAAAAGTCAATTCTATTAATGGTGATTTGAGACTTGTTTACAATAAGGAAATGCCCTCGCTTGTATTTGTATTAACTCGAATGGATAAAGTATTTAAAGTATTCCCCAATTTGGAAGAAGCAATGGAAAGTTTTGGCGGCGGAAAACCAAAGCTGCAGTGGAAGTAATTAAGTCTCAACATCAATTATTTTATATACTTTATCATTAACCCGTACAGTATCTTCACAAACAAAAGTAACTTCATCTCCTTTATTCGCCATCTCAATTTCAATATTATCTTTTACCATATTGGATAATTTATGATTTATAACTCCCGTAGTATTTCCAATAAGATAAACCGAATCGCCAACTTTAAGAGTTTCGGCTTCTAACCTTACAAATACAATCTTTGTTTGCTTGTAGTAATTCAGCACTTTGCCAACATACGCTTTTTTAGTAGTCGCGCTACTTCCATGCTTATCGGTAAAACTTTCTCCACCGGGTACTCCGAAATAAAAACCGGAAGAAAATCCCCGGTTGTACACTTTTTGTAACTCTTCATAAAGATTGTTTTTAATCTCTTTGGTAAGATTTCCCTCAAAATACAAATCGATTGCTCTTCTATAAGTTGAAACAACAGTTGAAATATATTCAGGACTTCTTTTTCTTCCCTCTATTTTAAATGAATCGATTCCA
Coding sequences:
- a CDS encoding STAS domain-containing protein, with the translated sequence MLDSFDFSFEIKDDITIVNILLNRATLAKAVTFKEYIGELIAKGSNKLVIDLSKCEYVDSTFLGAMVALLKKVNSINGDLRLVYNKEMPSLVFVLTRMDKVFKVFPNLEEAMESFGGGKPKLQWK